In Arachis stenosperma cultivar V10309 chromosome 1, arast.V10309.gnm1.PFL2, whole genome shotgun sequence, one DNA window encodes the following:
- the LOC130982153 gene encoding uncharacterized protein LOC130982153: MNYKKAGAERKLQLAELENLCLEAYNNSRRYKEKMKAVHDKHIKRREFRPGELVLLYNFRLRLMPGKLRSRWESSYRVEKAEPYGVFHLRHLSSSKFIKVNGHRLKLYHGEKMKDHKELEVFFLEDPPTEAE, translated from the coding sequence ATGAATTATAAGAAAGCTGGTGCTGAAAGGAAGCTGCAACTAGCAGAATTAGAGAACCTTTGCCTAGAGGCATATAACAACTCTAGGCGATACAAGGAAAAAATGAAGGCCGTCCATGACAAGCACATAAAAAGGAGAGAATTCAGACCAGGGGAGTTAGTTCTTCTTTACAACTTCAGACTGAGGCTTATGCCAGGCAAActgagatcaagatgggaaaGCTCTTATAGGGTAGAAAAGGCAGAGCCATACGGAGTTTTTCACCTGCGTCATCTTTCTAGCTCCAAATTCATTAAGGTCAATGGACACCGCCTAAAGCTTTATCATGGTGAGAAGATGAAGGATCACAAAGAGCTAGAGGTCTTCTTCCTGGAAGACCCACCAACAGAAGCAGAATGA